The following proteins are co-located in the Spinactinospora alkalitolerans genome:
- a CDS encoding glycoside hydrolase family 172 protein: protein MEDASSYGTHGSSLRDLARLRTARRGRASSWDRSGGNDDRLTVGPGETAVLADIDGPGAVTHIWCTVALPDHEGPGEAETDLLRKLALRITWDGAEHPAVWVPLGDFFGVGHGRTVNFVSAPLQMSPEDGKSFNCWFAMPFAEHAKVELVSELSRSPVFFYYYIDYERYARHEPDLAYFHAQWRRENPTDGRPEAGQTNPEFLFEGTNLDGAGNYTILEAEGRGHYVGCVLNVHNLRDTREWNWYGEGDDMIFIDGESFPPTLHGTGTEDYFNTAWCPTQTHHAPYHGVTLPGGPNWSGQVSLYRFHVEDPVMFERSVRVTVEHGHANKRSDDLSSVAFWYQVPPHRPFTLPPAAERIPRGLL from the coding sequence ATGGAAGACGCGTCGAGCTACGGGACGCACGGCAGCAGCCTGCGCGATCTCGCCCGGCTGCGCACGGCCCGGCGCGGGCGGGCGTCGAGCTGGGACCGCAGCGGCGGCAACGACGACCGGCTCACCGTCGGACCGGGCGAGACCGCGGTGCTCGCCGACATCGACGGCCCCGGGGCCGTCACGCACATCTGGTGCACGGTCGCGCTGCCCGACCACGAGGGGCCCGGCGAGGCCGAGACGGATCTGCTGCGCAAGCTCGCGCTGCGCATCACCTGGGACGGGGCCGAGCACCCCGCCGTGTGGGTCCCCCTCGGCGACTTCTTCGGCGTGGGGCACGGCCGGACCGTCAACTTCGTCTCGGCGCCGCTGCAGATGAGCCCCGAGGACGGCAAGTCCTTCAACTGCTGGTTCGCGATGCCCTTCGCCGAGCACGCCAAGGTCGAGCTGGTCAGCGAACTGAGCCGTTCACCGGTGTTCTTCTACTACTACATCGACTACGAGCGCTACGCCCGCCACGAGCCCGACCTCGCCTACTTCCACGCCCAGTGGCGCAGGGAGAACCCGACGGACGGGCGGCCGGAGGCCGGGCAGACCAACCCGGAGTTCCTGTTCGAGGGGACCAACCTCGACGGCGCGGGCAACTACACGATCCTGGAGGCCGAGGGGCGCGGGCACTACGTCGGCTGCGTCCTCAACGTGCACAACCTGCGCGACACGCGCGAGTGGAACTGGTACGGCGAGGGCGACGACATGATCTTCATCGACGGGGAGTCGTTCCCGCCCACGCTGCACGGCACCGGCACCGAGGACTACTTCAACACCGCCTGGTGCCCGACCCAGACCCACCACGCCCCCTACCACGGCGTCACCCTGCCCGGCGGGCCGAACTGGAGCGGGCAGGTCTCGCTGTACCGGTTCCACGTCGAGGACCCGGTGATGTTCGAGCGCTCGGTGCGGGTCACCGTCGAGCACGGGCACGCCAACAAGCGCAGCGACGACCTGTCGTCGGTGGCGTTCTGGTACCAGGTGCCGCCGCACCGCCCGTTCACCCTGCCCCCGGCCGCGGAGAGGATCCCGCGGGGACTGCTCTAG
- a CDS encoding glycoside hydrolase family 28 protein, translating to MRRISAAITTIASAVALAAGTAGPVNAEEQAEPAQGWELAEQIKERVQPPEFPDREFLLTDFGADPTGERISTDAFAAAIDAASERGGTVVVPEGEFLTGAIHLESDVNLHVSTGATVRFSQDPQDYLPAVYTRWEGVELYNYSPFIYAHDVHNVAITGGGTLDGQADEEHWWPWKEESNGQGGVIETEDRDALFEMAEEGVPVEERDFGADSRLRPNFIQFYESSDILVQGVTLTNSPMWMIHPVLSENVTVDSVVLDSPDGPNSDGVNPESSRDVVIKNSVFDNGDDCIAIKSGRNADGRRVNVPSENIVVYDNEMRDGHGGVVIGSEMSGSVHNVFAEDNTMDSPELLRALRIKTNSVRGGTVEHVYFRDNRVPQISDEVIRVNFRYEEGDAGDHTPVVRDINIEDVHSVGGEFALYLRGYERSPISDVTITDSSFADVETPMRLEHVDGLTLNDVTINGEHYDETINQGA from the coding sequence TTGCGCAGGATCTCAGCCGCAATCACCACCATCGCGAGCGCGGTCGCGCTCGCAGCGGGCACAGCGGGGCCGGTCAACGCCGAGGAGCAGGCGGAACCGGCTCAGGGCTGGGAGCTCGCCGAGCAGATCAAGGAGCGCGTGCAGCCGCCGGAGTTCCCCGACCGGGAGTTCCTGCTCACCGACTTCGGCGCCGACCCGACCGGTGAGCGGATCAGCACCGACGCGTTCGCCGCCGCGATCGACGCGGCATCGGAGCGCGGCGGAACGGTCGTCGTCCCCGAGGGCGAGTTCCTCACTGGCGCCATCCACCTCGAAAGCGACGTGAACCTGCACGTCAGCACGGGGGCGACGGTCCGCTTCAGCCAGGACCCGCAGGATTACCTGCCCGCCGTGTACACCCGCTGGGAGGGGGTCGAGCTCTACAACTACTCCCCCTTCATCTACGCCCACGACGTGCACAACGTGGCCATCACCGGCGGCGGCACCCTCGACGGGCAGGCCGACGAGGAGCACTGGTGGCCGTGGAAGGAGGAGTCCAACGGCCAGGGCGGGGTGATCGAGACCGAGGACCGCGACGCCCTGTTCGAGATGGCCGAAGAGGGGGTCCCGGTCGAGGAGCGCGACTTCGGCGCGGACAGCCGCCTGCGGCCCAACTTCATCCAGTTCTACGAGAGCTCGGACATCCTGGTCCAAGGGGTCACCCTGACCAACTCGCCGATGTGGATGATCCACCCGGTGCTGTCGGAGAACGTGACCGTCGACAGCGTCGTCCTGGACAGCCCGGACGGCCCCAACAGCGACGGCGTCAACCCCGAGTCGAGCAGGGACGTCGTGATCAAGAACTCCGTCTTCGACAACGGTGACGACTGCATCGCGATCAAGTCCGGCCGCAACGCCGACGGCCGCCGCGTCAACGTCCCCAGCGAGAACATCGTCGTCTACGACAACGAGATGCGCGACGGGCACGGCGGCGTCGTCATCGGCAGCGAGATGTCGGGCAGCGTGCACAACGTGTTCGCCGAGGACAACACCATGGACAGTCCGGAGCTGCTGCGTGCGCTCCGGATCAAGACCAACTCGGTGCGCGGCGGCACCGTGGAGCACGTGTACTTCCGCGACAACAGGGTCCCGCAGATCTCCGATGAGGTCATCCGGGTGAACTTCCGGTACGAGGAGGGTGACGCCGGCGACCACACTCCGGTGGTGCGCGACATCAACATCGAGGACGTCCACAGCGTGGGCGGCGAGTTCGCGCTGTACCTGCGCGGCTACGAGCGCTCCCCCATCAGCGACGTGACCATCACGGACTCCTCCTTCGCGGACGTGGAGACCCCGATGCGGCTCGAACACGTCGACGGCCTGACGCTGAACGACGTGACCATCAACGGCGAGCACTACGACGAGACCATCAACCAGGGCGCCTGA
- a CDS encoding FGGY-family carbohydrate kinase: MATEALLGIDIGTSSSKGVLVAPDGTLIARADRPHRTSTPRPGHVEHDAESVWWADFTAIVRELLDRADGVRVLAVGVSGIGPCLLPADAAGTPLRPAILYGVDTRATAEIAELTAEFGAERIVERGASRLTSQAVGPKLAWLRRHEPEVYASTGMLLMASSFLVHRLTGRYVLDHHSASQCDPLYDMRRGEWARDWADRVAPGLELPELAWSTEIAGTVTREAARLTGLPAGTPVATGTIDAWAEAASVGVRGPGDAMVMYGTTMFLVQVVDRLRPHAGLWGTKGAFDGTETLAAGMATSGAVTDWLRELVGGEFHDLVRAAEKVPAGSEGLLLLPYFAGERTPLFDPDARGVLAGLTTRHGSAEIYRAVLEGTAYGVRHNLEAMREAGGAPDRIVAVGGGAQGGLWPRIVSDVAGVVQEVPEQTIGAAFGDAFMAAKAIGLDADARAWNPAATTIRPDPERGAVYGEFYRHYRDLYAATRGITHFLAGRQHDAAEG, from the coding sequence ATGGCCACCGAGGCGCTGCTCGGGATCGACATCGGCACCTCCAGCTCCAAGGGGGTGCTGGTGGCCCCGGACGGGACGCTGATCGCCCGCGCCGACCGGCCGCACCGCACGTCCACGCCCCGGCCCGGCCACGTCGAGCACGACGCGGAGTCGGTGTGGTGGGCGGACTTCACCGCGATCGTGCGCGAACTGCTCGACCGGGCCGACGGGGTGCGGGTGCTCGCGGTCGGCGTCAGCGGGATCGGGCCCTGCCTGCTGCCCGCCGACGCCGCCGGAACCCCGCTGCGCCCCGCGATCCTGTACGGGGTGGACACCCGCGCCACGGCCGAGATCGCCGAACTGACGGCGGAGTTCGGGGCCGAGCGGATCGTCGAGCGGGGCGCGAGCCGGCTGACGTCGCAGGCGGTCGGCCCGAAGCTGGCCTGGCTGCGGCGGCACGAGCCCGAGGTCTACGCCTCCACCGGGATGCTGCTGATGGCGAGTTCGTTCCTGGTGCACCGGCTCACCGGGCGCTACGTGCTGGACCACCACTCCGCCAGCCAGTGCGACCCGCTCTACGACATGCGGCGGGGGGAGTGGGCCCGCGACTGGGCCGACCGGGTCGCGCCGGGCCTGGAGCTGCCGGAGCTCGCCTGGTCCACCGAGATCGCGGGGACGGTCACGCGGGAGGCGGCCCGGCTGACCGGGCTGCCCGCGGGCACACCGGTCGCGACCGGCACCATCGACGCCTGGGCCGAGGCCGCCAGCGTCGGGGTGCGCGGCCCCGGCGACGCGATGGTCATGTACGGCACCACCATGTTCCTCGTCCAGGTCGTGGACCGGCTGCGCCCGCACGCCGGGCTGTGGGGCACCAAGGGGGCGTTCGACGGCACGGAGACCCTGGCCGCGGGGATGGCGACGTCCGGGGCCGTCACCGACTGGCTGCGCGAACTGGTCGGCGGGGAGTTCCACGACCTGGTGCGCGCGGCGGAGAAGGTTCCGGCGGGCAGCGAGGGACTGCTGCTGCTCCCGTACTTCGCCGGCGAGCGCACCCCGCTGTTCGATCCGGACGCGCGGGGCGTCCTGGCCGGGCTGACCACCCGCCACGGCAGCGCCGAGATCTACCGCGCCGTCCTGGAGGGCACCGCCTACGGGGTGCGGCACAACCTGGAGGCGATGCGGGAGGCCGGCGGCGCCCCGGACCGGATCGTCGCGGTCGGCGGCGGAGCCCAGGGGGGCCTGTGGCCCCGCATCGTCTCCGACGTGGCGGGGGTGGTGCAGGAGGTCCCGGAGCAGACCATCGGGGCGGCGTTCGGCGACGCGTTCATGGCGGCGAAGGCGATCGGCCTGGACGCCGACGCACGGGCGTGGAACCCCGCGGCCACCACCATTCGACCCGACCCGGAACGCGGCGCGGTCTACGGCGAGTTCTACCGGCACTACCGCGACCTCTACGCGGCGACGCGCGGCATCACGCACTTCCTCGCGGGCAGGCAGCACGACGCGGCGGAGGGGTAG
- a CDS encoding ABC transporter substrate-binding protein, producing MTSRAARPPGSPGPDRRAFLRGGLGLGAAAALAPALASCGSPGADSGALSFWSFNGGAPQQDPFTQQQSQWYLDIIADWNAANEQQVAAQYVPLPVYNNGSKLPTAFAAGDGPDLFVISPGDFLRYYNGGVLQDLTPHISDEALDDFLPGVLDTRSVGGRVYALPFEVEPIAMFYSVPALEAAGLSEGDLPETWEELLDVGDRLRSAGQAGIALESEPGYYQNFVWYPLLWQTGGDVVTSEGEVVFDSPAAAKALGLWKEMVESGISPRRNPAAGDAVTGFTQGLASMWHRGIWTVKEMESAAPDFEYGVIRLPIPEGGEYVTSLGGWAFAANSRGRNPEAAARFCAESLASMSDASIDRLTDWSIGVKTDIPPRRSSLERADAAGGYDNPVMKAFREEIYPGGRSEPRFPPPVYKAVSDAIQSCMLGGGDPALEAERAAETIDAFMLTYEGAELL from the coding sequence ATGACAAGCAGAGCCGCGCGCCCACCCGGGTCCCCCGGCCCGGACCGGCGCGCCTTCCTGCGCGGGGGCCTCGGCCTCGGCGCCGCGGCGGCCCTCGCCCCGGCCCTGGCGAGCTGCGGCTCGCCGGGGGCCGACTCCGGCGCGCTGTCCTTCTGGTCGTTCAACGGCGGCGCGCCCCAGCAGGACCCGTTCACCCAGCAGCAGAGCCAGTGGTACCTGGACATCATCGCCGACTGGAACGCGGCCAACGAGCAGCAGGTCGCCGCGCAGTACGTCCCGCTCCCGGTCTACAACAACGGCAGCAAGCTGCCCACCGCGTTCGCCGCGGGGGACGGGCCCGACCTGTTCGTCATCTCCCCCGGCGACTTCCTGCGCTACTACAACGGCGGAGTCCTGCAGGACCTCACCCCGCACATCTCCGACGAGGCGCTCGACGACTTCCTGCCCGGCGTGCTCGACACCCGCAGCGTCGGCGGGCGGGTGTACGCGCTGCCGTTCGAGGTCGAGCCGATCGCGATGTTCTACTCGGTCCCGGCCCTGGAGGCGGCCGGGCTGTCCGAGGGGGACCTGCCCGAGACCTGGGAGGAGCTGCTCGACGTCGGGGACCGGCTGCGCTCGGCCGGCCAGGCCGGCATCGCGCTGGAGAGCGAGCCCGGCTACTACCAGAACTTCGTCTGGTACCCGCTGCTGTGGCAGACCGGCGGCGACGTCGTCACCTCCGAGGGCGAGGTCGTCTTCGACTCCCCCGCCGCCGCCAAGGCGCTCGGCCTGTGGAAGGAGATGGTGGAGTCCGGGATCTCCCCGCGCCGCAACCCGGCGGCCGGCGACGCGGTCACCGGCTTCACCCAGGGCCTGGCGTCGATGTGGCATCGGGGCATCTGGACGGTGAAGGAGATGGAGAGCGCGGCGCCCGACTTCGAGTACGGCGTGATCCGGCTGCCGATCCCCGAGGGCGGCGAGTACGTGACCTCGCTGGGCGGCTGGGCGTTCGCCGCGAACTCCCGGGGCAGGAACCCCGAGGCCGCCGCCCGGTTCTGCGCCGAGTCGCTGGCGTCGATGTCGGACGCCTCCATCGACCGGCTCACCGACTGGTCGATCGGGGTGAAGACCGACATCCCGCCGCGCCGCAGCTCCCTGGAGCGCGCCGACGCCGCCGGCGGCTACGACAACCCGGTGATGAAGGCGTTCCGCGAGGAGATCTACCCCGGCGGACGCTCCGAGCCCCGTTTCCCGCCACCCGTGTACAAGGCGGTCTCCGACGCCATCCAGTCGTGCATGCTCGGCGGCGGCGACCCCGCCCTCGAGGCCGAGCGCGCCGCCGAGACGATCGACGCTTTCATGCTCACCTACGAAGGGGCCGAGCTGCTATGA
- a CDS encoding L-fucose/L-arabinose isomerase family protein, whose protein sequence is MARIGVISISDGREHVHRGVRDFVLGKEDALVGALEAAGHEVVRGGEPVGSNVAATSAARQVAAAGVDLTVLHYAVWAFPHFTMLAADATPGPLLLLASIDPTEPGMVGMLAAGGALDQIGRAHTRLWGAPDDALVADITARADAAHAVGALRGSTFGRIGGRPMGMNTAVANTDQWQRLFGVDVEEIDQWEIVRRTEAADPAELRRGREWFERHANVHYDGKKLTPDLLERQIGTYVAMRGLIEEHRLDFTGIKGQPELTEHFCTMDVAEALLNDPYDHNGPKDPHVCATEADMDGALTMQLLKHVARTPVLFADVRHYHGDRDIWDLCNSGQHATWYAARSDDPADNLAKVHLFPEVFFFPAGGASVQHIAAPGRMTLARLTRIDGDYRLQLMLGDFENFDEATTDALTKQSTPEWPHAFARLDAEAPDFLSRFGANHIHAVPGDVRPQMRAVTELLGIRLDEFTRN, encoded by the coding sequence ATGGCCCGTATCGGCGTGATCAGCATTTCCGACGGCAGGGAGCACGTGCACCGCGGCGTGCGCGACTTCGTCCTCGGCAAGGAGGACGCGCTCGTCGGTGCACTGGAGGCCGCAGGGCACGAGGTGGTGCGCGGCGGGGAACCGGTCGGGAGCAACGTGGCCGCCACATCGGCGGCCAGGCAGGTCGCCGCGGCCGGCGTCGACCTGACCGTGCTCCACTACGCGGTCTGGGCGTTCCCGCACTTCACCATGCTCGCCGCCGACGCCACCCCCGGCCCGCTGCTGCTGCTGGCCAGCATCGACCCGACCGAGCCCGGCATGGTCGGCATGCTCGCCGCCGGCGGCGCGCTGGACCAGATCGGGCGCGCCCACACCCGGCTGTGGGGCGCCCCCGACGACGCCCTGGTCGCCGACATCACCGCACGCGCCGACGCCGCGCACGCGGTCGGGGCGCTGCGCGGCAGCACGTTCGGCCGGATCGGCGGCCGCCCCATGGGCATGAACACCGCCGTCGCCAACACCGACCAGTGGCAGCGGCTCTTCGGCGTCGACGTCGAGGAGATCGACCAGTGGGAGATCGTCCGCCGCACCGAGGCCGCCGACCCGGCCGAGCTGCGGCGCGGCCGCGAATGGTTCGAACGGCACGCCAACGTGCACTACGACGGCAAGAAGCTCACCCCCGACCTGCTGGAGCGCCAGATCGGCACCTACGTGGCGATGCGCGGCCTCATCGAGGAACACCGCCTCGACTTCACCGGGATCAAGGGCCAGCCCGAGCTCACCGAGCACTTCTGCACGATGGACGTCGCCGAGGCGCTGCTGAACGACCCCTACGACCACAACGGGCCCAAGGACCCGCACGTCTGCGCCACCGAGGCCGACATGGACGGCGCCCTGACCATGCAGCTCCTCAAGCACGTCGCGCGGACCCCGGTGCTCTTCGCCGACGTGCGGCACTACCACGGCGACCGCGACATCTGGGACCTGTGCAACTCCGGCCAGCACGCCACCTGGTACGCGGCGCGCAGCGACGACCCGGCGGACAACCTCGCCAAGGTGCACCTGTTCCCCGAGGTCTTCTTCTTCCCCGCGGGCGGCGCGTCCGTGCAGCACATCGCCGCGCCGGGGCGGATGACCCTGGCCAGGCTCACCCGCATCGACGGCGACTACCGGCTGCAGCTCATGCTCGGCGACTTCGAGAACTTCGACGAGGCCACCACCGACGCCCTGACCAAGCAGTCCACCCCGGAATGGCCGCACGCGTTCGCCAGGCTCGACGCCGAGGCCCCCGACTTCCTGTCCCGGTTCGGCGCCAACCACATCCACGCCGTGCCCGGTGACGTCCGCCCGCAGATGCGTGCGGTCACCGAGCTGCTCGGCATCCGGCTGGACGAGTTCACCCGCAACTGA
- a CDS encoding carbohydrate ABC transporter permease: MTTIGAKAPSAPERAPAAAPARGGGRRGMVGRRAETRAAWLFLAPDLVGLLLFLGLPMLLTVVLGFMRVDGFGTYEFVGLENFRRMFSDPQFFDSLRLTLVYLLLVVPLTFLVSLGLALLIQRRMPFVSVFRSAFFLPYAVSVVVVGLVWEFMLADDVGVVGTALRAIGVDPPSWLGDPKYALFTVIGVCVWFWMGYYMIIFLTGLQDIPKDYYEAARLDGASPWSVFRHITWPLLAPTSFFVLLTLTVAAVTGGFELILVLTNGGPSNGTAVLVFYIYQQAFLFGEFGYASAMSSFLVLVLLGWSLMMFALTRGGRFSHGRR, encoded by the coding sequence ATGACCACGATCGGAGCCAAGGCCCCGAGCGCGCCGGAGCGCGCCCCCGCCGCGGCCCCCGCCCGCGGGGGCGGGCGCAGGGGCATGGTCGGGCGGCGCGCCGAGACCCGGGCGGCCTGGCTGTTCCTCGCCCCCGACCTGGTCGGGCTGCTGCTGTTCCTCGGCCTGCCGATGCTGCTGACGGTGGTGCTGGGGTTCATGCGGGTCGACGGGTTCGGCACCTACGAGTTCGTCGGCCTGGAGAACTTCCGCCGGATGTTCTCCGACCCGCAGTTCTTCGACAGCCTCCGGCTCACCCTCGTCTACCTGCTCCTGGTGGTGCCGCTGACCTTCCTGGTGAGCCTGGGACTCGCGCTGCTCATCCAGCGCAGGATGCCGTTCGTCTCGGTGTTCCGCAGCGCGTTCTTCCTGCCGTACGCGGTCAGCGTGGTGGTCGTCGGCCTGGTCTGGGAGTTCATGCTCGCCGACGACGTCGGGGTCGTGGGGACCGCGCTGCGCGCCATCGGCGTCGATCCGCCGTCGTGGCTGGGCGATCCGAAGTACGCGCTGTTCACCGTGATCGGTGTGTGCGTGTGGTTCTGGATGGGCTACTACATGATCATCTTCCTGACGGGGCTGCAGGACATCCCCAAGGACTACTACGAGGCCGCCCGGCTCGACGGGGCGAGCCCCTGGTCGGTGTTCCGGCACATCACCTGGCCGCTGCTGGCGCCGACGAGCTTCTTCGTCCTGCTGACGCTCACCGTCGCGGCGGTCACCGGCGGGTTCGAGCTGATCCTCGTCCTCACCAACGGCGGCCCGTCCAACGGCACCGCCGTCCTCGTCTTCTACATCTACCAGCAGGCGTTCCTCTTCGGGGAGTTCGGCTACGCGTCGGCGATGAGCTCGTTCCTGGTGCTCGTCCTGCTCGGCTGGTCCCTGATGATGTTCGCCCTGACCAGGGGAGGCCGGTTCAGCCATGGCCGCCGTTGA
- a CDS encoding glycoside hydrolase family 6 protein produces the protein MRSGRKRAVRSGPARAAAAASAFALGCTALVATSGPAGAATGCEVEYTVVNEWSTGFTAGVTVTNLGDALDGWTLEWDFAGDQQVGNGWNGSYSQSGQHVTVEDAGYNGTLGTEASVEIGFNGTYSGSNSVPSSFTLNGVECDGGTTDPTDPPEEPDPDPTDPPEEPEPGERVDNPYVGADVYVNPQWAANAEAEPGGDAVADEPTAVWLDQISAIEGNDSPTTGSMGLVDHLDEAVEQANGEPLVFQVVIYNLPGRDCAALASNGTLGPEEIGKYKNDYIDVIAEIIDRPEYSDLRIVTTIEPDSLPNLVTNVGGRETATENCDEMLENGNYVEGVAYALEALGAVPNVYNYVDAGHHGWIGWEDNFGASVDLFYETAQTGGASPEDVHGFIVNTANYSALVEPYFDVTDNVNGQMVRQSDWVDWNNYADELSFAQALRDEAVSTGFPSDIGMLIDTSRNGWGGDARPTGPGPQTSVNDYVNEGRVDRRIHLGNWCNQSGAGLGERPTAAPESGIDAYVWVKPPGESDGSSEEIPNDEGKGFDRMCDPTYGGNPRNGDSDSGALANAPISGHWFSEQFQELLANAYPPVQ, from the coding sequence GTGAGGTCAGGCAGAAAGAGAGCGGTCCGCTCCGGGCCGGCGCGAGCGGCGGCCGCCGCATCCGCGTTCGCGCTCGGCTGCACCGCGCTGGTCGCGACGAGCGGCCCGGCCGGTGCGGCGACCGGCTGCGAGGTCGAGTACACGGTGGTCAACGAGTGGAGCACCGGCTTCACCGCCGGCGTGACCGTCACCAACCTGGGCGACGCGCTCGACGGCTGGACCCTGGAATGGGACTTCGCCGGCGACCAGCAGGTCGGCAACGGCTGGAACGGCTCCTACAGCCAGTCGGGTCAGCACGTCACGGTGGAGGACGCCGGCTACAACGGCACCCTCGGCACCGAAGCCAGCGTGGAGATCGGCTTCAACGGCACCTATTCCGGCAGCAACAGCGTGCCGTCGTCGTTCACGCTGAACGGCGTCGAGTGCGACGGCGGGACGACCGACCCCACGGACCCGCCGGAGGAGCCGGACCCGGACCCCACGGACCCGCCGGAGGAGCCGGAACCGGGTGAGCGCGTCGACAACCCCTACGTGGGCGCCGACGTGTACGTGAACCCGCAGTGGGCGGCGAACGCCGAGGCCGAGCCCGGCGGCGACGCGGTCGCCGACGAGCCGACCGCCGTCTGGCTGGACCAGATCAGCGCCATCGAGGGCAACGACAGCCCCACCACCGGCAGCATGGGGCTGGTCGACCACCTCGACGAGGCGGTGGAGCAGGCCAACGGCGAACCGCTGGTGTTCCAGGTGGTCATCTACAACCTGCCCGGCCGGGACTGCGCCGCGCTGGCCTCCAACGGCACGCTCGGCCCGGAGGAGATCGGCAAGTACAAGAACGACTACATCGACGTGATCGCCGAGATCATCGACCGTCCGGAATACTCCGACCTGCGGATCGTCACGACCATCGAGCCCGACTCGCTGCCGAACCTCGTCACCAACGTCGGCGGCCGCGAGACGGCCACCGAGAACTGCGACGAGATGCTGGAGAACGGCAACTACGTCGAAGGGGTCGCCTACGCCCTGGAGGCGCTCGGCGCCGTCCCCAACGTCTACAACTACGTCGACGCCGGCCACCACGGCTGGATCGGCTGGGAGGACAACTTCGGCGCGTCCGTGGACCTGTTCTACGAGACGGCGCAGACCGGCGGCGCGTCCCCCGAGGACGTGCACGGCTTCATCGTCAACACCGCCAACTACTCGGCCCTGGTGGAGCCGTACTTCGACGTCACCGACAACGTGAACGGGCAGATGGTGCGCCAGTCCGACTGGGTGGACTGGAACAACTACGCGGACGAGCTGTCCTTCGCCCAGGCGCTGCGGGACGAGGCCGTCTCGACCGGGTTCCCCTCCGACATCGGCATGCTGATCGACACCTCCCGCAACGGCTGGGGCGGTGACGCGCGGCCGACCGGTCCTGGCCCGCAGACCAGCGTGAACGACTACGTCAACGAGGGCCGCGTCGACCGCCGGATCCACCTCGGCAACTGGTGCAACCAGTCCGGCGCGGGTCTGGGCGAGCGGCCGACCGCCGCCCCGGAGTCCGGCATCGACGCCTACGTGTGGGTGAAGCCTCCGGGCGAGTCCGACGGCTCCAGCGAGGAGATCCCGAACGACGAGGGCAAGGGCTTCGACCGGATGTGCGACCCGACCTACGGGGGCAACCCGCGCAACGGCGACAGCGACAGCGGCGCCCTGGCGAACGCGCCGATCTCCGGCCACTGGTTCTCCGAGCAGTTCCAGGAGCTCCTGGCCAACGCCTACCCGCCCGTCCAGTGA
- a CDS encoding LacI family DNA-binding transcriptional regulator produces the protein MPTISDVASRAGVSPATASRVLNGKSTVAPDLAQRVQAAAAELQYRPNGLARNLRRRETTVIALIIGDVENPFFTSLARGVEDAAHAEGYSVILCNSDEDAAKERRYVDVALQERAAGVVLSSTGSTESIGMLRDQRIPFVAVDRPVSGAPTDTAVVDTRSAAAAATRHMIEQGYERIGCIAGPAGIATADDRLEGYRDALRAAGRRVPARLVRHSEFKAAGARSAAMQLLDRRERPDALLVANCVMARGVLEAMAELGLHSGRDVGLAAFDDDPWTTLITPPMTVIAQPAYDLGLVSTRMLLSRIAAPERAATTTTLHATLVPRGSTQR, from the coding sequence ATGCCGACGATCAGCGACGTCGCCTCGCGGGCCGGGGTCTCACCGGCGACCGCGTCGCGGGTGCTCAACGGCAAGTCCACCGTCGCGCCCGACCTCGCCCAGCGCGTCCAGGCCGCGGCGGCCGAGCTGCAGTACCGGCCCAACGGGCTGGCCCGCAACCTCCGCCGCCGCGAGACCACGGTCATCGCGCTGATCATCGGCGACGTCGAGAACCCGTTCTTCACCTCGCTGGCCCGCGGGGTCGAGGACGCCGCGCACGCCGAGGGCTACTCCGTCATCCTGTGCAACTCCGACGAGGACGCCGCCAAGGAGCGCCGCTACGTCGACGTGGCGCTGCAGGAGCGCGCGGCCGGGGTCGTGCTGTCCTCCACCGGCTCCACCGAAAGCATCGGCATGCTGCGCGACCAGCGGATCCCCTTCGTCGCGGTGGACCGCCCGGTGTCCGGCGCGCCCACCGACACGGCCGTGGTCGACACCCGCAGCGCCGCCGCGGCCGCCACTCGGCACATGATCGAGCAGGGCTACGAGCGGATCGGCTGCATCGCGGGCCCCGCCGGGATCGCCACGGCCGACGACCGGCTGGAGGGCTACCGCGACGCCCTGCGCGCGGCGGGCCGGCGCGTCCCGGCCCGGCTGGTGCGCCACAGCGAGTTCAAGGCGGCCGGGGCCAGGAGCGCGGCCATGCAGCTCCTCGACCGCAGGGAGCGGCCCGACGCCCTGCTGGTCGCCAACTGCGTCATGGCGCGCGGGGTGCTGGAGGCGATGGCCGAGCTGGGCCTGCACAGCGGCCGCGACGTCGGTCTGGCGGCGTTCGACGACGACCCGTGGACGACGCTGATCACGCCCCCGATGACCGTGATCGCGCAGCCGGCCTACGATCTCGGGCTGGTCTCCACCCGGATGCTGCTCTCGCGCATCGCCGCCCCCGAGCGCGCGGCGACCACCACGACCCTGCACGCCACCCTGGTCCCCAGGGGCAGCACGCAGCGGTGA